A stretch of DNA from Schizosaccharomyces osmophilus chromosome 2, complete sequence:
GTCTCGTTTTACCAAATATCCCGCGGATTGCTTTTGCCCTTTACGATTTTGCTTTCCTACTTGCTGCTTCACCAAAAGACACACGCTTTTCCTCTCGTTGGATGCTTTTTTGTCATGCTtgggtttgtttttggCGTCCAGTTTGAACAACACGTTCCCGCCATTGGGATCGTATTGGGCATCTGGAGCTCGTTGACCACGGCCATCGAGTCGGTCGCTGTGAAGCACTACGTTCACGAGTTTCCCACATTTGATCTCATTTATATATTTGCAACGTATATGTCtggcttttgtttttttctttccgtTTTCTCTCTTGAACTTTACAGCGTCGTTCAAACCGTGAATGGAGCGCAGGTAGCCAAGTTTTCACTGATCCTCCTTGCATCCTCTTGCTCcaacttttatttaaacATTGCAACCTTTACCCAAATCAAAGTCACCTCTCCCGTTTCGTACATGATTTCTGTTGCTACCCGCGGCGTTCTCCAGACGCTTTTTGCTGTCGCCTTTTTACGAGAAACTCTTTACATGAATCGCATTTATGGTGTCGTACTCATTCTCGGAGGTACCACCCTTTACACGCTTGCAAAGGAACGCGAACGCCGTCTGGCAAACTATATTTGAATccggtttcttttttccttttttccttttttccttttttttctttttctattattttataatttttcttgttattttcttgctattttctttttttctatcttggttatattctttttcgatTCTTCTCTCACTCTTTCGTATGATTTGCATTTGCATTTGCATTTGCACTTTctgtttatatttttatatttatcGTTATTTTCCTCTTgatttaatttgttttgtttacgattTGACAAAAGCAAGGTTTGTTGAcgctttttttctttttctttttttcttttctcttcttttctcttttcttctcccttaatttctttcttgcttcATGCTACATTCTAAACCGTTTCGTTCCTATACAAGAATTGAATTTGCAATTGTCGTATAGAAACTTTACCACACACATACGAATAAAATTCTGCaataaaattctttctttttcagcaCAAGGCATATCAAATCTGccattcttttattttccttttattttcctttattaAAATCAATTCGTTTTGCAAAGAATTCCTTTTTGCTCTCTAGTGACCATCATTTtcgcttttgtttacatacGGGTCCAACATGAAATACAACACACGCTTCGTCTGCTTCTTTCCATCTGGTATTTCTCGCTATACGCTTTTCCATAGTTCGTGCAACCTCGCTATTTTAGTCGTCATGTTTTCGTCAGTGGCTGCATACAGAAAGTGAGAAACCATGGTTTGTTTAAATCCAAATcgtgtaaacaaaccaagtGGAATCCGACGCTTGTTTCAGTACCAAATTCATTCGATTCtttattataaacaaaagaaactcgGTTTGTACTGAATACCGATTTTTGTGAATCTCATTTAACAAATAACTCTTGTATTCCATTTACGTACCCATACTACCGGTGACGCCATGGACAGCCTTATATTTGTGTGTATCCCACTACACTCATCTTACCATTTCCCAACATCTATTCGTCGTAGTTTCgaataaattttttgcgggcaaactttttatttggaCAAAATCCATTTACGTTTTTTATCCCGTTTCTGGCAATTGTGCTCGTTTTCGTTTCACTTTCGACTGGatccttgttttctttccttaGTTCCTTGTAGTTTGTTGTTTCATTaatattgaaattgaactttCAAGCGTTAACCAAAAAAGTTGCTAATTGCTACGAGTTTCTTTGACCGATTTCGTAAAGAAACGACAAGATTTTACCCTCGTAGTCTAATAATAAAGGCTgcaattgaaagaattgtttGTTAAAGAAGTATAACGTCGAATTTCATGCTAAATTGACTGCTTCTCTTGCTACTATACTTCTTGTCTGAATTCTCTTCATCTTGATCCACTTTTTGGCTAAATCCATTACGTGTTtgaattattattattattattaataattttttttttttttttttttttgttttgttttgttctCTCAAAACAAAACGCAGAAAAGGTTTGTTTGCTAGCCTTTTTTTGTACTTTAacttgttttgcttttactttttcctttaagAAGAAAGCTATCTAGCTTAGTTTAGCTAATTATTTAGCTAAGCTATCGATTCCAAAAAGGATTTCACCTCATATTTATTTCGTTTTccgtttgtttacttacGTTGTTTTCTTACGAACCTTTACGACATTTTCCAATTTTCCAACATGGGTAAAAATTTAGTCTGTTCGATTTTTCTTCCCTATACTATAAACTTTCATTTAGACGAACTTGAAGATAAAGGTCGCGAAAATCTCCCTGCTTCGTATGAAATTTCcagaaatagaagaaattcCATTCGCATAGATAATGTTCTTTCCCATCTTGCTATTTCCCAAAAAGATACTTCCCAAGACACTCCTGTCTTGACCCCCCAGCACGAAAATACGCACGATTACTTTAGTATCGGTTCGCTTCGACGTGGTGGTAATTCTGGTGTTGGTGCTGGTAGTGGTACAAAGACTCCAAGAACGCCAAATATAGGTACTGGTACACCATTACCTGGTTCTGGTCGTTCTTCCCCTGTTTATACCCAACCTCGCTCGCGCGCCACCTCTCCGCCGCCCTTCGCCAAGCCAGCTGATCGATTCGGTGCTCCTGGTTTAGGCacgaaacaaaagtttttgaaaaaacgTCATGAAAGTCTAAACAAAGACGTTGCGCTGTTTGATTCTGCGCGTTGGACAGTAGAGCGTGGAATCAATGGTAATAGTGGCTTATTTAATGCTGTGGACGCTGCTGTGCGTGATAAAAAGGTGACCAACCACCAATGGGTCGGTCTCTTGGGTATGCCCACAGAGACCCTATccaaaaagacaaaagatGCCATTTCTGCAGCCTTGTTAGTCAAACATCAATCGTTGGCTGTATACACACCCGATTCTGATTTTGAAGGTCATTACAATCACTACTGTCGGAAGATTTTATGGCCTTCTTTGCATTACCAGCATAATgaaattttctcttttttccatGAGGAAAGTAACTGGGATGCCTATGTGAAGGTGAATCAAGCTTTTGCTGATAAAATCATTGAAACTTATCGTCCTGGAGATACCATTTGGGTGAACGATTATCATCTTCTCCTTGTACCTGCAATGGTGCGAGAGAAGTTGGCCAATGCTATAATTGGTCTCTTTATTCacgtttcttttccttcgtcGGAAGTCTTCCGCTGCTTTGCTCGTAGAAACGAGCTTTTACTTGGCATGCTCGGAGCCAATCTCATTGGCTTCCAAACGGAGGAATATAAGCgtcatttccttcaatcTTGCTCCCGCGTTCTGTATGCTGAAGCAACGTTCGGTCGCGTCCTTTTGGAAGATCGCTATATCGATGTTTACTCCCACCCTGTTAGCGTGGACCCCGAGTCGGTCCAAGCCAATTTGGATAGTGAAGAAACGATTGAAACGATTCAAGTTctaaaaaagagatatgAAGACCTAAATGTTTTTGTAGGTTGCGACAAAATGGATCCCATCAGAGGAATACGGGAGAAGCTTTTGGCTTTCGAGCAGTTTCTTTATGATAACCCTtcatatcaaaaaaataccaTTTTGTTACAGACTTCGACACTTACTGACGAGGCTCGTGAGTATGGAGTAGAAGTTTCGGATATCGTGACCAGGATTAATTCAACCTTTGgcgatttttctttggatcATCTTCCTgttacttttctttcaagcGATTTGTCCTACGCTCAGTATCTGGCTATATTATCCATTGCTGATGGCTTCATTGTTACTTCCTTGCGTGAAGGAATGAGTCTAACCTGCCATGAGTTTATTCTTACCCagcaagagaaaaagtCGCTTTTAATTGTTAGTGAATTCATTGGTTGTTCAGCATTTTTCCGCGAAGGTGCTCTTATCGTAAACCCATGGAGTACTTTAGAGATGAGCCATGCCATGCGAGAGGCTTTAGAAATGGTTGATgcaagcaaaaagaaacggTACAACTTTTGCAACGATGTTATTCGTAGTCACACGGCCTCCACGTGGGTTGCcgaatttgaaaacaaattaaaaaagtcGTGGACGtctcaacaaaaacatGATCTATCCCATATACCGAGATTTACTTTGAACTTTGTCGGCAACCGATATGCCAATGCGAATAAGCGCCTTTTGTTCTTAAACTTTGATGGACAAGCTGTTTCCTGGGAAGGACGCCACGAGTTTATGGATTATCATTATGGATACATAATCAGTATCTTAACGCGGTTGGTGAATGACCCCAAAAATGTTGTTTACATGTGCAGCTGTCTAGACCGAGACGAATTAGATTCCTTGTTTGTTAATCTTCCTGGATTGGGTTTGATCGCCGAAAATGGGTGTTTTGTGAAGCCACACACAGCAAGAGAGGATAATTTACAAAGCTGGATTCGTCTGTTTAAGAAGGATCAGATGGCTTGGCGTGAATCCATGCACGATGTTATTCAGTATTACGCTGAAAGAAATCCAGGCTCCAGTTTAATCGATCATGGATACGCAATGGAGTTTAATTATGTCAAAGTTGACAACAAAGAGAATGGGATGAGAAACGCTCTTGAATTGTGTAGTAGTGTAAATGAAACCGGAAACGCATGCAAAGCGATTCCCATGGAAGGGCATGTTTTGATTGAACCAAAGAACATTTCAAAGGCAACAGCAGCAAATTATACCCTGAACAAAATCCTACACAATCCCAATGATTTGGACTTAATTTTGGTAGCTGGAAACAACCGTACCGATGAAGGTACCTTTGTGTGGGCCAATAGACTAccaatcttttctttcacgGTTTCTATGAGAGTGGAAAATACCGATGCTCACTCTTATACTGATGGAATTCCCagttttttcaatgttttgaaCTCATTATGTGATTAATGAACAAAGCTATTATGAAGGCGTTTATGATTTCCGATTCCTGCATTTTTATATTGCTATTACTTCTACCATGTCTGTAAAAATATGtttgatcaaaaaaaaatagaaaaaatttatgtACGATAACTTATTGTTGACTTGTGAATAGCCGTTTTTAATGAACAATATTTCATACTCCTTCACATACATATACATTACACTCTCTTCtcaaacaaataaaagaaggaaactATTAATGTAAAATAGACGCAAGCCATCTAATGCCGTGTGGATTTTTAGACacagaaaaagtaaagaaacgTATTACAGCGGTTGTAATGAAAATTCTACTAAAGAGAAGAGCAATTATATGTCCCACCCTTCCCTGGTGGTATTTGGAATTTCCAGTATATGAAGTAGTAGCATGCAGCTGCTGACTACCATACAACCTTCAACCAAGCAACTCTGTTAATTCGTAAAGAAACGTTTGAGTAGGCCATTTACGTtaagaaacaaagacaaaaaagcCATTTTAGAGAAGTTTTCACTGGAAACGGTTACATtacgaagaagaaaaatatgtCTGACGGATTTGATCCATATGCGCAAAACGGTGGTACAACCATTGCTATTGCTGGTGAaggattttctttgctagCAGGTGATACTAGAAATGTGAATGGTTACAACATCAATACCCGTTTCATGCCTCGTGTTCACGAAGTCGGAGATGATTTAGTAGTTGGTGCATCTGGATTTGAGGCAGATGCTTTAGCGCTTGTCAAACGCATTCAGCAGCGAATTGAGCTCTATCATGACAATCACGACAGAAAGATGAACGCTCAATCATGCGCACGAATGGTGCGTACTTTATTATATGGCAAACGCTTTTTTCCTTACTACGTTTACACCCTTGTAGCCGGAATggataaagaaaatctcGGAGAAATCTATTCCTTTGATCCTGTTGGGTCATACGAACGAGAATGGTGTCGTGCAGGAGGTTCTGCGGCGAATTTCATCACGCCGTTTTTGGACAACCAAGTAAATTTACATAATCAATATATCCCAGGCACGAATGGCGCTGAAGCTAAACCTCACAGACTTTTAACCCTAGAAGAAGCTATGAAGCTAGTCCATGATGCCTTTACTAGTGCTGGTGAGCGACATATTGAGGTCGGTGACTCTGTATTAGTTAAGATTATTACAAAAGATGGTGTGGA
This window harbors:
- the pet1 gene encoding Golgi phosphoenolpyruvate transmembrane transporter Pet1, whose translation is MSTSPSHKGSYRPLGGQYSEEKNDFSTSTTSLPDSSSTCTIQSSSPKEEFKVIDSESQAPSSPSSNSPSRLKIFFAISSQIFFAILVTILNKQALNVVRAPLFMLSLQMAFTAMMVKSYWRFSSNASQTLDLSSVKQLKKFIFVKILGIVCKTYCLSFVPVSFYQISRGLLLPFTILLSYLLLHQKTHAFPLVGCFFVMLGFVFGVQFEQHVPAIGIVLGIWSSLTTAIESVAVKHYVHEFPTFDLIYIFATYMSGFCFFLSVFSLELYSVVQTVNGAQVAKFSLILLASSCSNFYLNIATFTQIKVTSPVSYMISVATRGVLQTLFAVAFLRETLYMNRIYGVVLILGGTTLYTLAKERERRLANYI
- a CDS encoding alpha,alpha-trehalose-phosphate synthase; translated protein: MGKNLVCSIFLPYTINFHLDELEDKGRENLPASYEISRNRRNSIRIDNVLSHLAISQKDTSQDTPVLTPQHENTHDYFSIGSLRRGGNSGVGAGSGTKTPRTPNIGTGTPLPGSGRSSPVYTQPRSRATSPPPFAKPADRFGAPGLGTKQKFLKKRHESLNKDVALFDSARWTVERGINGNSGLFNAVDAAVRDKKVTNHQWVGLLGMPTETLSKKTKDAISAALLVKHQSLAVYTPDSDFEGHYNHYCRKILWPSLHYQHNEIFSFFHEESNWDAYVKVNQAFADKIIETYRPGDTIWVNDYHLLLVPAMVREKLANAIIGLFIHVSFPSSEVFRCFARRNELLLGMLGANLIGFQTEEYKRHFLQSCSRVLYAEATFGRVLLEDRYIDVYSHPVSVDPESVQANLDSEETIETIQVLKKRYEDLNVFVGCDKMDPIRGIREKLLAFEQFLYDNPSYQKNTILLQTSTLTDEAREYGVEVSDIVTRINSTFGDFSLDHLPVTFLSSDLSYAQYLAILSIADGFIVTSLREGMSLTCHEFILTQQEKKSLLIVSEFIGCSAFFREGALIVNPWSTLEMSHAMREALEMVDASKKKRYNFCNDVIRSHTASTWVAEFENKLKKSWTSQQKHDLSHIPRFTLNFVGNRYANANKRLLFLNFDGQAVSWEGRHEFMDYHYGYIISILTRLVNDPKNVVYMCSCLDRDELDSLFVNLPGLGLIAENGCFVKPHTAREDNLQSWIRLFKKDQMAWRESMHDVIQYYAERNPGSSLIDHGYAMEFNYVKVDNKENGMRNALELCSSVNETGNACKAIPMEGHVLIEPKNISKATAANYTLNKILHNPNDLDLILVAGNNRTDEGTFVWANRLPIFSFTVSMRVENTDAHSYTDGIPSFFNVLNSLCD
- the pam1 gene encoding 20S proteasome complex subunit beta 6 Pam1 — encoded protein: MSDGFDPYAQNGGTTIAIAGEGFSLLAGDTRNVNGYNINTRFMPRVHEVGDDLVVGASGFEADALALVKRIQQRIELYHDNHDRKMNAQSCARMVRTLLYGKRFFPYYVYTLVAGMDKENLGEIYSFDPVGSYEREWCRAGGSAANFITPFLDNQVNLHNQYIPGTNGAEAKPHRLLTLEEAMKLVHDAFTSAGERHIEVGDSVLVKIITKDGVETRILPLKRD